The following proteins are co-located in the Conyzicola lurida genome:
- a CDS encoding FAD-binding oxidoreductase, with protein sequence MTSTTTLPLADDLGRLVDPSRVLTDAAALAAYSHDDAEWAPFTAPLAVVLVRSTEEASSVVAFAAGAGIRVVPRGAGTGLSGGANSVANCIVLSLELMTAIVEVNVDERYVVVEPGVINNDLREAVAQHGLWYPPDPASFRISTIGGNAATNAGGIACVKYGVTRDYVLGMTVVLADGSVVELGRRTAKGVTGYDLTALMVGSEGTLGVITRLTLSLLPLDGREERAIIGYFPSLTSAGEAVAAVSRAGIVPAALELIDSTCLRAVDDWQGLGLPHGADTLLLAKVDERGSTGDELADTLAAIFEAAGGTGVERATDAAEVERLFLARRLAYPALERLGPVLTEDICVPRSAVPEMLARIQATAALHDVVIANIAHAGDGNLHPLIIVAEGDDAARARAKLAFDSIVDDCRALGGTVTGEHGVGLLRLDGARAELGERVLAMHTSIKTALDPAGTLNPGKGF encoded by the coding sequence ATGACTTCCACCACCACGCTCCCCCTCGCCGACGATCTCGGCCGCCTCGTCGATCCCTCCCGGGTGCTCACCGACGCCGCCGCGCTCGCCGCCTACAGCCACGACGATGCGGAATGGGCGCCCTTCACGGCCCCTCTCGCGGTCGTGCTCGTCCGCTCTACCGAGGAAGCGTCATCCGTCGTCGCCTTTGCCGCCGGAGCGGGGATCCGTGTCGTGCCGCGCGGGGCGGGTACCGGACTCTCGGGCGGCGCCAACAGCGTCGCCAACTGCATCGTGCTGTCGCTCGAGCTGATGACCGCGATCGTCGAGGTCAACGTCGACGAACGGTACGTCGTGGTCGAGCCCGGCGTCATCAACAACGACCTGCGCGAAGCGGTCGCCCAGCACGGCCTCTGGTACCCGCCGGACCCGGCCAGCTTCCGCATCTCGACCATCGGCGGCAACGCGGCGACCAACGCGGGCGGCATCGCCTGCGTGAAGTACGGCGTCACCCGCGATTACGTGCTCGGGATGACGGTGGTGCTGGCCGACGGCTCCGTGGTCGAACTCGGCCGCCGCACCGCGAAGGGTGTGACGGGGTACGACCTCACGGCGTTGATGGTGGGCTCGGAGGGAACGCTCGGCGTCATCACGCGGCTCACCCTCTCGCTGCTGCCGCTCGACGGGCGTGAAGAACGGGCGATCATCGGCTACTTCCCCTCGCTGACGTCGGCGGGCGAGGCGGTCGCGGCCGTGTCGCGCGCGGGAATCGTGCCCGCGGCCCTCGAACTGATCGACAGCACCTGCCTGCGCGCGGTCGACGACTGGCAGGGCCTCGGCCTCCCCCACGGCGCCGACACCCTGCTGCTGGCGAAGGTCGACGAGCGCGGGTCCACGGGCGACGAGCTCGCCGACACGCTCGCCGCGATCTTCGAGGCGGCCGGCGGAACGGGAGTCGAGAGGGCGACGGATGCGGCCGAGGTCGAGCGGCTGTTCCTCGCCCGCCGGCTCGCCTACCCGGCCCTCGAGCGTCTCGGCCCAGTGCTCACCGAGGACATCTGCGTGCCGCGGTCCGCGGTTCCCGAGATGCTGGCGCGCATCCAGGCCACGGCCGCACTCCACGATGTGGTCATCGCGAACATCGCCCACGCGGGCGACGGCAACCTGCACCCGCTCATCATCGTCGCGGAGGGCGACGATGCGGCCCGGGCCCGGGCGAAGCTCGCGTTCGACAGCATCGTCGACGACTGCCGCGCCCTTGGGGGCACCGTTACGGGCGAGCACGGCGTCGGCCTGCTCAGGCTCGACGGCGCCCGCGCGGAACTCGGCGAGCGCGTGCTCGCGATGCACACCTCGATCAAGACGGCGCTCGACCCCGCGGGAACGCTGAACCCGGGAAAGGGCTTCTAG
- a CDS encoding GntR family transcriptional regulator: MRASDRAYSVLREEILDGVLAPGVVLAEVEQAARLGVSRTPLREALSRLTADGLVSSHAGRGVVVTEVSIARIGELFEVRAALEEQAARLAARRRDPAVFEALRQDLLGANELLERDDPARHEYYALVARLDAAIDDAVQNPFLVSTLAGVRTHVARIRRLSHDDPGRLREAAREHLMIVDAIVDGSESLAAHATQLHLHRSLKNILGSIERNPR, encoded by the coding sequence ATGCGTGCCAGCGACCGGGCCTACTCCGTGCTGCGCGAGGAGATCCTCGACGGCGTGCTCGCGCCGGGCGTCGTGCTCGCCGAGGTCGAACAGGCCGCGCGGCTCGGGGTCTCCCGCACACCGCTGCGCGAGGCGCTCTCCCGGCTGACCGCCGACGGCCTGGTCTCGTCGCACGCCGGGCGCGGTGTCGTCGTCACCGAGGTGTCGATCGCCCGCATCGGCGAGCTCTTCGAGGTCCGGGCCGCGCTCGAGGAACAGGCGGCCCGGCTCGCCGCCCGCCGCCGCGACCCGGCGGTCTTCGAGGCGCTGCGGCAGGACCTGCTCGGGGCGAACGAGCTGCTCGAGCGCGACGATCCGGCACGGCACGAGTACTACGCGCTCGTCGCGCGCCTCGACGCCGCGATCGACGACGCCGTGCAGAACCCGTTCCTCGTCTCCACGCTCGCGGGGGTGCGCACGCACGTCGCCCGCATCCGCCGCCTCTCGCACGACGACCCCGGGCGGCTGCGCGAAGCCGCCCGCGAGCACCTCATGATCGTCGACGCGATCGTCGACGGTTCGGAGTCACTCGCCGCCCACGCCACCCAGCTGCACCTGCACCGCAGCCTCAAGAACATCCTCGGCTCGATCGAAAGGAACCCCCGATGA
- a CDS encoding MmgE/PrpD family protein, which yields MKLHPVRVYASDENLPREQQLAWKIAEVAADPVTVTPEVTDMIINRIIDNAAVATASLTRAPAVAARAQAQDRPHQRVEPVETPGGSTVFGVDGRFQPEWAAWANGVAVRELDYHDTFLAAEYSHPGDNIPPILAVAQHRGSTGAELVAAIATGYEIQIDLVKAISLHAHKIDHVAHLGPSAAAGIGTLLGLPVETIFQAVGQALHTTTATRQSRKGEISTWKAHAPAFAGKMAIEAVDRAMRGQTSPTPIYEGEDGVIAWLLGGTEARYEVPLPERGEAKRAILDSYTKEHSAEYQAQAWIDLARALGATYPALRDPANVVAAVLHTSHHTHYVIGSGANDPQKYDPTASRETLDHSIPYIFTVALQDGEWHHERSYAPERAARPDTVELWNKVTTREDAEWTRRYHSIDPAEKAFGGRVEIELADGTRIVEEIAVADAHPLGARPFAREQYVAKFRALAEGVLDDAEIERFLALVQRLPELTAEELGGLTVTVAGLPVGPRGLF from the coding sequence ATGAAGCTCCACCCCGTGCGCGTCTACGCGAGCGACGAGAACCTGCCCCGCGAGCAGCAGCTGGCCTGGAAGATCGCGGAGGTCGCCGCCGACCCCGTCACGGTCACCCCCGAGGTCACCGACATGATCATCAACCGCATCATCGACAACGCGGCGGTCGCCACGGCGAGCCTCACCCGCGCGCCCGCGGTGGCGGCGCGAGCGCAGGCGCAGGACCGCCCGCACCAGCGGGTTGAGCCTGTCGAAACCCCCGGCGGCTCCACCGTCTTCGGCGTCGACGGCCGCTTCCAGCCCGAGTGGGCGGCGTGGGCCAACGGCGTCGCCGTGCGCGAACTCGACTACCACGACACCTTCCTCGCCGCCGAGTACTCGCACCCGGGCGACAACATCCCGCCGATCCTTGCGGTCGCGCAGCACCGGGGCAGCACCGGCGCCGAGCTGGTCGCGGCCATCGCGACGGGCTACGAGATCCAGATCGACCTGGTGAAGGCGATCAGCCTGCACGCGCACAAGATCGACCACGTCGCCCACCTCGGCCCGAGCGCCGCCGCCGGCATTGGAACCCTGCTGGGCCTGCCCGTGGAGACGATCTTCCAGGCCGTCGGCCAGGCGCTGCACACCACGACCGCCACCCGCCAGTCGCGCAAGGGCGAGATCTCGACCTGGAAGGCGCACGCCCCCGCGTTCGCCGGCAAGATGGCGATCGAGGCGGTCGACCGTGCCATGCGCGGACAGACCAGCCCGACCCCGATCTACGAGGGCGAAGACGGCGTCATCGCCTGGCTGCTCGGCGGCACGGAGGCCCGGTACGAGGTGCCCCTGCCCGAGCGCGGTGAGGCCAAGCGCGCCATCCTCGACAGCTACACCAAGGAGCACTCGGCCGAGTACCAGGCGCAGGCGTGGATCGACCTGGCCCGCGCGCTGGGTGCGACATACCCCGCCCTGCGCGATCCGGCGAACGTCGTGGCGGCCGTGCTGCACACCAGCCACCACACCCACTACGTCATCGGCTCGGGTGCGAACGACCCGCAGAAGTACGACCCCACCGCGAGCCGGGAGACGCTCGACCACTCGATCCCGTACATCTTCACCGTCGCGCTGCAGGACGGCGAGTGGCACCACGAGCGCTCGTACGCTCCCGAGCGCGCCGCCCGCCCCGACACCGTCGAGCTGTGGAACAAGGTCACCACGCGCGAGGACGCCGAGTGGACGCGCCGCTACCACTCCATCGACCCCGCCGAGAAGGCGTTCGGCGGACGCGTCGAGATCGAGCTCGCCGACGGCACCCGCATCGTCGAGGAGATCGCCGTCGCCGACGCGCACCCCCTCGGGGCCCGGCCGTTCGCCCGGGAGCAGTACGTCGCCAAGTTCCGCGCGCTCGCCGAGGGTGTGCTCGACGACGCCGAGATCGAGCGCTTCCTCGCGCTCGTGCAGCGCCTGCCCGAGCTCACCGCCGAGGAGCTCGGCGGCCTCACCGTCACCGTCGCCGGCCTGCCCGTCGGCCCCCGCGGCCTCTTCTAA
- the prpB gene encoding methylisocitrate lyase codes for MLYTSVTPADKRAALRAALASGELLRFPGAFNPLSARLIGEKGFEGVYISGAVISADLGLPDIGLTTLTEVAGRAAQISRMTDLPTLVDADTGFGEPMNVARTVQQLEDAGVAGLHIEDQVNPKRCGHLDGKAVVDADTAIKRIRAAVAARRDPNLLIMARTDIRALDGLDSAIDRAKALVDAGADAIFPEAMVDLTEFEAVRAAVDVPILANMTEFGKSELFTNRQLADVGVNIVIYPVSLLRLAMGAAERGLDTILAEGSLESRVPEMQTRARLYELLDYQSYGSFDDGVFNFTLDGNRG; via the coding sequence ATGCTCTACACCTCCGTCACCCCCGCCGACAAGCGCGCCGCCCTGCGCGCCGCCCTCGCGAGCGGCGAGCTGCTGCGCTTCCCCGGCGCGTTCAACCCGCTCTCCGCGCGCCTCATCGGCGAGAAGGGCTTCGAGGGTGTCTACATCTCCGGCGCCGTGATCAGCGCCGACCTGGGACTGCCCGACATCGGGCTCACCACGCTCACCGAGGTCGCCGGCCGCGCCGCCCAGATCTCGCGCATGACCGACCTGCCGACGCTCGTCGACGCGGACACCGGTTTCGGCGAACCGATGAACGTCGCCCGCACCGTGCAGCAGCTCGAAGACGCCGGCGTCGCGGGACTGCACATCGAGGACCAGGTCAATCCGAAGCGCTGCGGCCACCTCGACGGCAAGGCCGTGGTCGACGCCGACACCGCGATCAAACGCATCCGTGCCGCGGTTGCCGCCCGCCGCGACCCCAACCTGCTGATCATGGCACGGACCGACATCCGTGCCCTCGACGGCCTCGACTCGGCCATCGACAGGGCCAAGGCCCTGGTGGATGCCGGAGCCGACGCCATCTTCCCGGAAGCGATGGTCGACCTGACCGAGTTCGAGGCGGTGCGGGCCGCGGTCGACGTGCCGATCCTCGCCAACATGACGGAGTTCGGCAAGAGCGAGCTCTTCACCAACCGGCAGCTCGCCGACGTGGGCGTCAACATCGTGATCTATCCGGTGAGCCTGCTGCGCCTCGCGATGGGTGCCGCCGAACGCGGGCTCGACACGATCCTCGCCGAGGGCAGCCTCGAGAGCCGCGTACCCGAGATGCAGACCCGCGCCCGCCTCTACGAGCTGCTCGACTACCAGAGTTACGGCTCGTTCGACGACGGAGTTTTCAACTTCACCCTCGACGGCAATCGCGGCTAG
- a CDS encoding bifunctional 2-methylcitrate synthase/citrate synthase, translated as MSDTEIRKGLAGVVVDTTAISKVNPETNSLLYRGYPVQELAEKCTFEEVAYLLWNGDLPTPEQLAEFETLERSQRALGPTVKRVIDDLPLTAHPMDVVRTAVSVIGASDPDAGVSTPADNLRKSIALFAQLPAIVAYDQRRRRGEHLVEPRDDLGYSANFLHMTFGDVPDLVVVNAFDVSMILYAEHSFNASTFTARVITSTLADLYSAVTGAVGALKGALHGGANEAVMHVFDEIGTADRAVAWLDTALAEKRKVMGFGHRVYKNGDSRVPTMKAALDTLVAEYDSPELGHLYETLEAAMGERKNIKPNLDYPSGPAYHLMGFDTLTFTPLFVAARVTGWTAHIMEQLEANSLIRPLSEYVGAEERHITSVAD; from the coding sequence ATGAGCGACACAGAAATCCGCAAGGGCCTGGCCGGCGTCGTCGTCGACACGACCGCCATCTCCAAGGTCAACCCCGAGACCAACTCGCTGCTCTACCGCGGCTACCCCGTGCAGGAGCTCGCCGAGAAGTGCACCTTCGAAGAGGTGGCATACCTGCTCTGGAACGGCGACCTGCCGACCCCCGAACAGCTCGCCGAGTTCGAGACACTGGAGCGCTCGCAGCGCGCGCTGGGCCCCACGGTCAAACGGGTCATCGACGACCTTCCGCTGACCGCGCACCCCATGGACGTCGTACGCACGGCGGTGAGCGTCATCGGGGCGAGCGACCCGGATGCCGGTGTGTCGACACCCGCGGACAACCTGCGTAAATCGATCGCCCTGTTCGCCCAGCTGCCGGCGATCGTGGCCTATGACCAGCGTCGCCGCCGTGGGGAACACCTCGTCGAGCCGCGGGACGACCTCGGCTACTCGGCGAACTTCCTGCACATGACGTTCGGCGACGTGCCCGACCTCGTCGTGGTGAACGCGTTCGACGTGTCGATGATCCTCTACGCCGAGCACTCGTTCAACGCGTCGACGTTCACCGCCCGTGTGATCACCTCGACCCTCGCGGACCTGTATTCCGCGGTGACCGGCGCGGTCGGCGCGCTCAAGGGCGCGCTGCACGGCGGCGCGAACGAGGCCGTGATGCACGTGTTCGACGAGATCGGCACGGCCGACCGCGCCGTCGCGTGGCTCGACACGGCGCTCGCCGAGAAGCGCAAGGTCATGGGATTCGGTCACCGTGTGTACAAGAACGGCGACTCGCGGGTGCCGACCATGAAGGCGGCGCTCGACACGCTCGTCGCGGAGTACGACAGCCCCGAGCTCGGCCACCTCTACGAAACCCTCGAGGCGGCGATGGGGGAGCGCAAGAACATCAAGCCCAACCTCGACTACCCGAGCGGCCCCGCCTACCACCTGATGGGGTTCGACACCCTCACCTTCACGCCGCTCTTCGTGGCCGCGCGCGTCACCGGCTGGACAGCGCACATCATGGAGCAGCTCGAGGCGAACTCGCTGATCCGTCCGCTGAGCGAGTACGTGGGGGCGGAGGAACGGCACATCACGTCCGTCGCGGATTGA
- a CDS encoding MetQ/NlpA family ABC transporter substrate-binding protein has product MSNQTPLVAAPKKRGRLIAVIVIAVLVVAAIVVAISVAVGSNSNSSGLGSESDPVKLGVVGASDPYWDVFKDAAEEEGIFVDISDFTDYAQPNPALTEGDLDLNQFQHIIYLAQYNVSADEDLAPIGATAIYPLSLYSTKYTSVDDIEEGETVAIPSDASNLARGLLVLQAAGLVELEDGGSPFSTVDDVLDTSKVEVITLEAALTPTSLPDVAAAIINNDFVEDAGLSFDDAIATDDPTDPSAQPYINIFAARAEDKDNETLLKLVDIFQNTTAVTDGVVEVSGGTAELVQTPVSELEESLASVQDDYAAAQ; this is encoded by the coding sequence ATGTCTAACCAGACACCCCTCGTCGCCGCGCCCAAGAAGCGCGGCCGACTGATCGCCGTCATCGTGATCGCCGTCCTCGTCGTCGCCGCGATCGTCGTCGCCATCTCCGTCGCCGTCGGTTCGAACAGCAACTCCTCGGGCCTCGGCTCCGAGAGCGACCCCGTCAAGCTCGGCGTCGTCGGCGCGAGCGACCCCTACTGGGACGTCTTCAAGGACGCCGCCGAAGAAGAGGGCATTTTCGTCGACATCAGCGACTTCACCGACTATGCGCAGCCGAACCCCGCGTTGACCGAGGGTGACCTCGACCTCAACCAGTTCCAGCACATCATCTACCTGGCGCAGTACAACGTCTCCGCCGACGAGGACCTCGCGCCCATCGGTGCGACCGCGATCTACCCGCTGTCGCTCTACTCGACCAAGTACACCTCGGTCGACGACATCGAAGAGGGCGAGACCGTCGCCATCCCGAGCGACGCGAGCAACCTCGCCCGCGGCCTCCTCGTGCTGCAGGCCGCCGGCCTGGTCGAGCTCGAAGACGGCGGCAGCCCCTTCTCCACGGTCGACGACGTACTCGACACCTCCAAGGTCGAGGTCATCACGCTCGAGGCAGCCCTCACGCCCACCTCGCTCCCCGACGTCGCCGCCGCGATCATCAACAACGACTTCGTCGAGGACGCCGGCCTGAGCTTCGACGACGCGATCGCCACCGACGACCCGACCGACCCGAGCGCGCAGCCGTACATCAACATCTTCGCCGCCCGCGCGGAGGACAAGGACAACGAGACCCTGCTCAAGCTGGTCGACATCTTCCAGAACACGACGGCCGTCACCGACGGTGTCGTCGAGGTCTCGGGCGGAACCGCCGAGCTCGTCCAGACCCCGGTGAGCGAGCTCGAAGAATCGCTGGCCAGCGTGCAGGACGACTACGCGGCAGCACAGTAA
- a CDS encoding methionine ABC transporter ATP-binding protein has product MSIIQITDVTKVFPARSKAETPLAALDGVSLDIEKGDIYGIIGYSGAGKSTLVRLINALEKPTSGSVVVDGVEVSALRESALRSVRLGIGMVFQQFNLFNSRTVWGNIEYPLTVAGVPKEQHQARISELLHFVGLVEHAHAYPDQLSGGQKQRVGIARALATSPAILLADEATSALDPETTREVLTLLKRVNEEFGITIVVITHEMEVIRSIAHKVAVMEKGRIVERGDVFDIFSAPVAEATKRFVSTIVTSVPEGDSLDALRLRHPGRIVTFSFADGSTAQSAVFLTLGDAEVGFELIYGGINEVQAKTFGHLTLALTGDDASIDGALARIAEVATVTEVK; this is encoded by the coding sequence ATGTCCATCATCCAGATCACCGACGTCACGAAGGTGTTCCCCGCCCGGAGCAAGGCGGAAACCCCGCTCGCCGCTCTCGACGGCGTCAGCCTCGACATCGAGAAGGGCGACATCTACGGCATCATCGGCTACTCGGGCGCCGGCAAGTCGACGCTCGTGCGGCTCATCAACGCCCTCGAGAAACCGACCTCCGGCAGCGTCGTCGTCGACGGCGTCGAGGTGAGCGCCCTGCGCGAGTCCGCCCTGCGCAGCGTGCGGCTCGGCATCGGCATGGTCTTCCAGCAGTTCAACCTCTTCAACTCGCGCACCGTGTGGGGCAACATCGAGTACCCGCTCACGGTGGCCGGCGTCCCGAAGGAGCAGCACCAGGCGCGCATCTCCGAACTGCTGCACTTCGTCGGCCTCGTCGAGCACGCCCACGCGTACCCCGACCAGCTCTCCGGCGGACAGAAGCAGCGCGTCGGCATCGCGCGGGCACTCGCCACCTCTCCCGCCATCCTGCTCGCCGACGAAGCGACGAGCGCTCTCGATCCGGAGACCACCCGCGAGGTGCTCACCCTGCTCAAGCGTGTCAACGAGGAGTTCGGCATCACGATCGTCGTGATCACCCACGAGATGGAAGTGATTCGCTCGATCGCCCACAAGGTCGCCGTGATGGAGAAGGGCCGCATCGTCGAGCGGGGGGATGTCTTCGACATCTTCTCCGCGCCCGTCGCGGAGGCGACGAAGAGGTTCGTCTCCACGATCGTGACGTCGGTGCCGGAGGGGGATTCGCTCGATGCACTGCGGCTGCGTCATCCGGGCCGCATCGTCACCTTCTCGTTCGCCGACGGGAGTACCGCCCAGTCGGCGGTGTTCCTCACCCTCGGCGACGCCGAGGTCGGCTTCGAGCTGATCTACGGCGGCATCAACGAGGTGCAGGCCAAGACGTTCGGCCACCTGACGCTCGCCCTCACCGGCGACGACGCCAGCATCGACGGGGCGCTCGCGCGCATCGCCGAGGTCGCGACCGTGACGGAGGTGAAGTGA
- a CDS encoding methionine ABC transporter permease, translating into MDRLIELLPDLWVAFGETLYIVGIAMLAGGFAGLVLGLGLYVTRRGSILENKWVFGVLNFIVNTFRPIPFIIFIAAVQPLARVVVGTGIGNNALTFGLALAATFAISRIVEQNLLTVQPGVIEAARSVGAGPFRIIGTILLPEALGPLILGYTFIFVAVTDMSAVAGLIGGGGLGNFAIQYGYRLFNPWVTWAAVVIIIVLIQAAQLLGNWLGRRVMRR; encoded by the coding sequence ATGGACCGCCTGATCGAACTGCTGCCCGACCTGTGGGTCGCCTTCGGCGAGACTCTGTACATCGTCGGTATCGCCATGCTCGCCGGCGGGTTCGCCGGCCTCGTGCTCGGCCTCGGGCTCTACGTGACGCGGCGGGGGAGCATCCTCGAGAACAAGTGGGTCTTCGGGGTGTTGAACTTCATCGTCAACACGTTCCGGCCGATCCCGTTCATCATCTTCATCGCCGCCGTGCAACCGCTGGCCCGTGTCGTCGTCGGCACCGGTATCGGCAACAACGCGCTGACCTTCGGACTCGCCCTCGCGGCGACGTTCGCGATCAGCCGCATCGTGGAGCAGAACCTGCTCACCGTGCAGCCCGGCGTGATCGAGGCGGCACGTTCGGTGGGTGCGGGACCGTTCCGCATCATCGGCACGATCCTGCTGCCGGAGGCGCTCGGGCCGCTGATCCTCGGCTACACGTTCATCTTCGTCGCGGTCACCGACATGTCGGCGGTCGCCGGCCTCATCGGCGGCGGCGGGCTCGGCAACTTCGCGATCCAGTACGGCTACCGGCTGTTCAACCCGTGGGTGACCTGGGCCGCGGTGGTCATCATCATCGTGCTGATCCAGGCCGCGCAGCTGCTCGGCAACTGGCTGGGGCGCCGGGTGATGCGGCGGTAG
- a CDS encoding MBL fold metallo-hydrolase, producing MPTTAITYIGGPTAIIEYGGLTIVTDPTFDPPGVYSEPGSSTLVKTVGPAVERADLPAVDLILLSHHAHRDNLDYEGLELIATGVRTLSTMQAASALFGGSVEGLDSWEEVAIGGVTVTAVPALHGPPGSEPLVGPVTGFVLEAVGHPRVYVSGDNASLALVEQIADHFGGVDIAVLFAGAARVPRIEGALTLTSTDAAAAASTLQATRVVGLHTEHWEHFSETREQLERAFEGSGLLVETPPGVRVILAG from the coding sequence GTGCCTACGACAGCCATTACCTACATCGGTGGACCCACGGCGATTATCGAGTATGGGGGTCTCACGATCGTGACCGACCCCACGTTCGACCCTCCCGGCGTCTACTCCGAGCCGGGCAGCTCGACGCTCGTCAAGACCGTCGGTCCCGCTGTCGAGCGGGCGGATCTGCCCGCGGTCGACCTGATCCTGCTGTCGCACCACGCCCATCGCGACAACCTCGACTACGAGGGCCTCGAGCTCATCGCCACCGGCGTGCGCACGCTCAGCACGATGCAGGCCGCGAGCGCGCTCTTCGGCGGCTCGGTCGAGGGGCTCGACTCGTGGGAGGAGGTCGCGATCGGCGGAGTCACGGTCACCGCCGTGCCCGCGTTGCACGGCCCTCCCGGCAGCGAGCCGCTCGTCGGGCCGGTGACCGGCTTCGTGCTCGAGGCCGTGGGGCACCCGCGGGTCTACGTCAGCGGCGACAACGCGTCGCTCGCCCTGGTCGAGCAGATCGCCGACCACTTCGGCGGCGTCGACATCGCCGTGTTGTTCGCGGGTGCCGCCCGCGTGCCACGCATCGAGGGCGCGCTGACCCTGACATCGACGGATGCCGCGGCCGCGGCATCCACTCTGCAGGCCACCCGCGTGGTCGGCCTGCACACCGAGCACTGGGAGCATTTCAGCGAAACCCGGGAGCAGCTCGAGCGGGCGTTCGAGGGCAGCGGGCTGCTGGTGGAGACGCCGCCCGGGGTCAGGGTGATCCTCGCGGGTTGA